From Sphingomonas nostoxanthinifaciens, a single genomic window includes:
- a CDS encoding F0F1 ATP synthase subunit delta produces MEHSGGIQASLSGRYATALFGLARDANQLDAVSQSLSTLRQALIESADLKRLVTSPLVNRKDAGKAITAVAGELGLDPATTSFLGVLAANQRLKAIESIIRDFNILVARHRGETSAEIVSAHPLDDGQIAALKTRLKSMVGSEVAVDLKVDPAILGGLVVRLGSRQIDGSIRTKLNALALAMKG; encoded by the coding sequence GTGGAGCATTCCGGCGGCATTCAGGCCAGTCTCAGCGGGCGTTACGCCACGGCTCTGTTCGGGCTGGCGCGCGACGCGAACCAGCTCGACGCCGTGTCGCAGAGCCTGTCGACGCTGCGCCAGGCGCTGATCGAATCGGCCGACCTGAAGCGGCTCGTCACCAGCCCGCTCGTCAACCGCAAGGATGCCGGCAAGGCGATCACGGCGGTTGCGGGCGAGTTGGGGCTCGATCCCGCCACCACCAGCTTCCTCGGCGTGCTGGCGGCGAATCAGCGGCTGAAGGCGATCGAATCGATCATCCGCGATTTCAACATCCTGGTCGCTCGCCATCGCGGCGAGACCAGCGCCGAGATCGTCTCGGCCCACCCGCTGGACGACGGACAGATCGCGGCGCTGAAGACCCGGCTGAAGAGCATGGTCGGCAGCGAGGTCGCGGTCGACCTGAAGGTCGATCCGGCGATTCTCGGCGGCTTGGTCGTGCGGCTCGGCAGCCGCCAGATCGACGGCTCGATCCGCACCAAATTGAACGCACTCGCTTTGGCGATGAAGGGCTGA
- the atpA gene encoding F0F1 ATP synthase subunit alpha codes for MEIRAAEISKVIRDQIATFGTEAEVSEVGSVLSVGDGIARIHGLDNVQAGEMVEFADGVQGMALNLEADNVGVVIFGSDAAIREGDTVKRTGTIVDVPVGKGLLGRVVDGLGNPIDGKGPIVAEKRSRVEVKAPGIIPRKSVHEPVQTGLKALDALVPVGRGQRELIIGDRQTGKSAVAIDAFINQKTINAGDDESKKLYCIYVAVGQKRSTVAQLVRTLEEQGAMEYSIIVAATASEPAPLQFLAPYTGCAMGEYFRDNGMHALIVYDDLSKQAVAYRQMSLLLRRPPGREAYPGDVFYLHSRLLERAAKMNDDNGNGSLTALPIIETQAGDVSAYIPTNVISITDGQIFLETDLFYQGIRPAINVGLSVSRVGSAAQTKAMKKVAGSIKLELAQYREMAAFAQFGSDLDASTQRLLNRGARLTELLKQAQFSPLPFEEQVASIFAGTNGYVDTVPVADVTRYEAAMLAYLRSDAADVLKAIRDSKDFTDDTKSKLKAALEQFAKTFA; via the coding sequence ATGGAAATTCGCGCGGCAGAAATCTCCAAGGTCATCCGCGATCAGATTGCGACCTTCGGCACCGAAGCCGAGGTGTCGGAAGTCGGCTCGGTGCTGTCGGTCGGCGACGGCATCGCGCGCATCCACGGGCTCGACAACGTCCAGGCGGGCGAGATGGTCGAGTTCGCCGATGGCGTGCAGGGCATGGCGCTGAACCTCGAGGCCGACAATGTCGGCGTCGTGATCTTCGGCTCGGACGCGGCGATCCGCGAGGGCGACACCGTCAAGCGCACCGGCACGATCGTCGACGTCCCCGTCGGCAAGGGCCTGCTCGGCCGCGTCGTGGACGGCCTCGGCAACCCGATCGACGGCAAGGGCCCGATCGTCGCCGAGAAGCGCAGCCGCGTCGAGGTGAAGGCACCCGGCATCATCCCGCGCAAGTCGGTGCACGAGCCGGTGCAGACCGGCCTCAAGGCGCTCGACGCGCTGGTGCCGGTCGGCCGTGGCCAGCGCGAGCTGATCATCGGTGACCGCCAGACCGGCAAGTCGGCCGTCGCGATCGACGCCTTCATCAACCAGAAGACGATCAACGCCGGTGACGATGAGAGCAAGAAGCTCTACTGCATCTACGTCGCGGTCGGCCAGAAGCGCTCGACCGTCGCGCAGCTCGTCCGCACGCTGGAGGAGCAGGGCGCGATGGAATATTCCATCATCGTCGCCGCCACCGCGTCGGAGCCCGCGCCACTCCAGTTCCTCGCGCCGTACACCGGCTGCGCGATGGGCGAATATTTCCGCGACAACGGCATGCACGCGCTGATCGTCTATGACGATCTGTCGAAGCAGGCGGTCGCCTATCGCCAGATGTCGCTGCTGCTGCGCCGTCCGCCGGGCCGCGAGGCCTATCCGGGCGACGTCTTCTATCTCCACTCGCGCCTGCTGGAGCGCGCGGCGAAGATGAACGACGATAACGGCAACGGTTCGCTGACCGCGCTGCCGATCATCGAGACGCAGGCGGGCGACGTGTCGGCCTACATCCCGACCAACGTGATCTCGATCACCGACGGCCAGATCTTCCTTGAGACCGACCTGTTCTACCAAGGCATCCGCCCGGCCATCAACGTCGGCCTCTCGGTCAGCCGCGTCGGCTCGGCCGCGCAGACCAAGGCGATGAAGAAGGTCGCCGGCTCGATCAAGCTGGAGCTGGCGCAGTATCGCGAGATGGCGGCGTTCGCGCAGTTCGGCTCGGATCTCGACGCCTCCACCCAGCGCCTGCTCAACCGCGGCGCGCGCCTGACCGAACTGCTCAAGCAGGCGCAGTTCAGCCCGCTGCCGTTCGAGGAGCAGGTCGCGTCGATCTTCGCCGGCACCAACGGCTATGTCGACACCGTGCCGGTGGCCGACGTCACCCGCTACGAGGCGGCGATGCTCGCTTACCTGCGGTCCGACGCGGCCGACGTCCTGAAGGCGATCCGCGACAGCAAGGACTTCACCGACGACACCAAAAGCAAGCTGAAGGCCGCGCTGGAGCAGTTCGCCAAGACGTTCGCTTAA